The Diospyros lotus cultivar Yz01 chromosome 11, ASM1463336v1, whole genome shotgun sequence region acccCTTAGTTTGGGGATTGTTGAATGGTCCCGATTCCATAACTTTCAATTGCTCTTGAAACTCTATTTCATGAGCGCTATAGAGACTAACTCTTTAACTTctgtaatattaatatatataataataatttacaattaattttattaaaaataagtatttgatataatttttttatattatttaataatatatctatttttatctttttattagattatgagttatttcaaatcaaacatataattataaagtaataatttaaaattatatttatttaaacatattattaacttaaaatattatataatgtaAACACTTTAAACagtttaaaaacaaacaaacaaaaaaacctAGCCAAACGAACCCTTCGTCTTCTTCGTTTATGCTCTTCTGTGGTTCCTCCATATCTGAGCCACTTCCTCGAAAGACTTCCAAGAAGACCCATCTCGGCTCAGAGCCTTTTCAGCAGCATCTTTCAGATCTCTCATTCTATCTCTCAGCAATTTGCCGCCTTCATCTCCTTCAATCAGGCCCTTCACGTAGCCGGCAATAGCTTCTCTTCCAACCACCCCGTTCTCCCCTGCTTTCACTCTATATCCGACCTTCAAATCCTCACACAACAAAGCCGCGTTCATCATCTGCTCCGCGTATAGCGGCCAGGCGACGATCGGAACGCCATGGACGATGCTCTCCAGAGTCGAGTTCCACCCGCAGTGGCTCAGAAACCCGCCGGTGGAGCCATGGCTCAGGATCTGAGCCTGAGGAGCCCACGAAGGAACCACCAATCCAAGATCTCTGGTCCGATCTAAGAATCCTTCTGGAAGGAAACTGAATGGGTTTTTCATACTCTGAACGCTGAAGAAATTGGCGTTTGCAGCTTCTTCATGCGGGCTTTTGATGACCCACAGAAATCTTTGCCCACTCAGTTCGAGGCCCATCGCTAGCTCAGTGAGTTGGCGATGGGACAGCGTTCCACCGCTCCCAAATGAAACGAACAGCACGGAGCCAGGCGGCTGTCGATCCAGCCATTTCAGGGACTCGGACCCATCAGCCCCGCTTGTTGAACCGGTCTGTATCAGCGGTCCAATGGGGTAAATCGGGGGCACACCGATCCAGTGTTCCTTCAAAGCCTTGAAAGCACCCGGTTCCAACTCCAGGAAGCTGTTCACGATGATCCCGGCGGCAAGTTTGATGCTTCTGCAGAGGCTAAGATTCCACTTGTAGGCCCCACTCTTCCTATTCTGAACTGGGGTACATAAATCCTTCCCATGAACCGGGATGCACCCAGGGAGCTCTACCGGTCCAGGTAAGTCCCTGTACTCGCAATCAAACCGTTCATCCAGCTCCGGCAGGTAGAAAAGGAAAGACAACGCCATCGCGGTTGTAGGGAAGAATACGTACGCTGGAACACCAAATTCTCCGGCCAAATCGAACGCGTCCGTACCGAAGATATCGACGACGAAGGCCGAGAGGCGAGTCGGCTCGGGCAACGCCCTCAGCGAGTCGCGCACGGCTGGGAGCGAGCGAGTCACGCTGAGTGAGATCCGAACCTCCGTGTCGACGCCGTTGGGGAAGTCGGCGAAGCTCACCGGAGGAAGTAAAATGGAGTTCACGGATTTGGGTAGGGAATCGATGACGGATTTTTGGGCCGCCGTGGATGAGCCGTCGGTTGGGACAAGGAGTGTGACGGAGAAGTGGCGGTGGACGAGTCGCTTGGCGAACTCGGTGAGTGGGATGAGGTGACCGATTCCCGGCGACGGAATGACGGCGACGTGCGGCGGTTGTTGTTGGGTGGCTCCCATTTCCGTTTGGTGAAGTGAAAGTTCTCGATGATAATGCATATTGGAATGGGCACCTCTTTACAGGGGCGAGAGTGAACTTAGCAGGTGTGAGTATAtcataataaaagaataaataataataattttatttataaattacaccaattattttttagatttatctATATTACattattgtttttataattttaaaaataatactaatttttcagggtaaatcacaccaaaaagtcacaaaattttggagttcttttcaatttggtcactaaacttcaatttcttgcaaaagtgataacaaatttttaaaatattttgtaatatggtcactaaattgatttttggaCAATTTCTCGCCAAAATTGCTAACATGGCGATGGCCACATCATCGCCACATCAGCACCATATCATCGTCACGTCAGTAATTTTGGctaaaaatcatcaaaaaatcactttagtgagCACTTTGCAAAGAATTGAAATTTAGTGACTAAATTGAAAAGAACGCCAAATTTTTGTGACCTTTGGTGTGATTTATTCCTAATTTTCCTTAAAgttaacaaaacataaaaaaaggtTCCCAACcgaattaaatttagttttcgATGCCAATGAGGTTATTGATGAAACCTCGTCGAAAACCCATTGGTGGCGATAAGCTTTTCAACAAAACATCACTAGAAACCCGACAACCTCTTTCTGTATCACTGGCCATGATAGTTTTCTCATTGTAGATGAACAAATTCATATCTGTGTCACCGATTCCCCATAATTGTGGTTCTCGATCGAGAAATGCTTTAGCGAATCAActtagtttcttttatttttatttttttgtagttttagAGAGTAGAGATGGGGAAGGTATTTTTGCAAAAAATCAACTTAGTTTTTGTAGTTTTATTGCATGGGAGTTAACTTCAATGGAGGTACCTAACATTTCTATAAACACAGTGGTGGTCAATACAATTTAAGCAAATATAGAACCAGGTCGGGTCAAGCGTTGTTAGGGCCCTAGGCGACAGTCTAACGACTGGCGGTCAGCAACGGGTAGTTGAGCAGCAGGCGACCCCCTCGTCGCTcgccccctctctctctcttgcaggCCGTAGTCCCGTCTTGCTTCTACGTGAATCTTGAACGACCATAGGGGCGAGTGATAATGAAAGCAAGGACGAGGATGATAAGGAAGAGGGCCATGGCAAAAAGGTAAAGGGCGACGAGGGACTACTTGTTCCAATAAGCGCCGACGAAGCCGCCCAGGACACCAGGAGGATGGTGAGTCCGATGAAAACAATGGGCCACCGGAGCTAGTGGAGGCACTCGTTGTCCGGCTTGGAGGCCAGCCAGATCCCAAAGGCGATGATGCGGATGGAGCACACGAAGGCTATGAAGTTTAAGACTGATGTGATGTTGTTGCTCATTCCTATGGCTGTGATGATGTtcgagagggagggagagagagagagaggtggctGAGATAGGGACGATTGTGGGTGAGGGAAGACTTTGGCCCAACAATTTTTGGGGGCCCCCTCTTTTTGGGcgccctaggcataggcctcaTTGGCCTATGCCTTAAGTCAGTCCTGTATAGAACATagtctattttttatttgaagatAGAAATTTTGAATGTTGATGCCACAAACCACTGACTCTCCATTATCGAGTAGGGGTATACGCGATGCGGTTTGGCCGGTCTGAATCATTTTTAGTACACCAAACTGTTAGTGCGATTTTTTAACCAAATCAGATCGCGGTTTGGTATGGTGTGGTTTATAACGATttgaaatgctacttaaaatcactaaaaataatatttaaaaatggtagataaagacacaaatattggtaaataaagacacaaataggagcaaaaaataaagataaaatagtgtaaaaaataaatagaagggGCTGTcgattattagatttttataataataaattttttataactttttttattattttcttgggctgttcggtttaaaaccgaactgCCAACTGTCCAAATCGCAAACTGTGCGGTTTGGACAAGatccaaaccgttttcgacctccaaaaaaaaagaaaaaaaaccgACTAGTTAGATCTGGTTTGGTTTGGTCTAGTCGATTTCTGCGGTgtaccgatttttttgaacgcCCCTATTATCGAGTGtcaattatacataaaatatggtCTCCATTAATACTtcaaatttattgatatttatgGTTACGAGATTAGATCAAATACAACATACGATCAAATCATCAATCACACACGAAGACATAATTTTACTTGAAAAACTCGAATCgaacaaaaattacaaaccaaaaaaataaaatatcattaagcaAATATTACTATAACATAAGTGATATTGTTACACCAATATATTACTAAGATAATATTGCTACAACTAATTCTAGAACATTAGacatctatttatagagctaaaattatttataaatgtaaatataaattcatattctgatcagaaaataattcataacgATATTCCTTCATAtgagataaattttaatcaaaattgaATTTCACAACGTTCTAATTACAGTCAAATTAGAAGTGACAATCtcagtcaaatttaaatttcgaATCATAATTTAAACATAGTGGTGTTCAATACAATTTAAGGAAATATAAAACAtgatctattttttatttggagATAGAAATTTTGTATGTTGATGTCACAAATCATTGACTTTCCATATTGAGTGTCAATTATACATCGAAAATGGTCTCCATTAATACTtcaaatttattgatatttattgtTACGAAATTAGATTAAATACAACCTATGATCAAACTATCAATCACACACGAGAAGACATAATTTTActtgaaaaactcaaattgaaaaaaattatgaacaaaaaaaaaatatcattaaaaaaatattactataataaaagtgatattgtCACACCAATATATCACTAAGATGATATTGTTATAACTAATTCCATAATATTAGACATCAATttatagagataaaattatttataaatataaataaaaatttatattctgaTTAGAAGataattcatgaaaatattctttcatatgagataaattttaatcaaaattaaatttcataatttcataattacaatcaaatttaaagttataattattagtaaattagGAATGACAATCtcagtcaaatttaaatttcgaATCATAATTATAATGCGGACTAGATATGTTGTCTGGGAGATACCTTATTCGTACCTTTAAATGTGGCCTGAGGGCTAGCCACGCCGTTCATCCGTCAGGGGGTTGGGCGTCACATAAAGGTAGAGGAAGACATTGGCCCCATGACAGGGCGGTAGAGGAAGAGTGTTTGGTGGCAACGTGGGGCTATTATGATGCATTGAGAGACCTTGGGGTAGGGTTGGGTGTTGACTAGAATCTGGGAATGCATGCATTTTCAGCAGTTGCATTGCGTAGGAAAAGGTAAGATTAAGGCGGCTtccaatacacacacacacaccaaacgTTCCATAAAGGTAGACTAGGTTTAGTTGGCATAATAATAGCACTGGCCAACCAAGGGGTCCACAAGACCATTTCCATTATTCCTAGTAACTTACAAGCATATCAACCGTTGGTGGACGTAttttattgtcttttttttatcaattataaatatatataaatgatcaaaatgaaAGGTGTACCCAGGTCAAGAGCACCAACTAACCAACTCTAAATTCTTGAAATTAGGATcataaattgtgacaaaatattaggatacaaaaaaaaaaaaaaaaaacctatataCATATGTTTTAACCCTTTTAACAATACAATCGACAAGAAATCTATGATCATAAAAAATGAGTCGGTTCCTAGCTGACCAAATGAGGTAGACAACACAAGTAAGAGCAATCCTCTTAGCTTTGAACTGCCAAGATGTCCCTCGAGCCTCCTTCTTTAACCATTTTAAGGAACTAGCAATAGTAGACAATGTCCTTCGAATGCCTATCCATGATTTAATATGTCCCAAATTTCCGTGTTTATTGGACATTGGAAGAAGATGTGCTGTATGGTTTCCTCACTGATACCACATAGCCCACAGGTTGTGTCTATATCCAAGTAAACTAGCTTATCCTTTGTaagcaatttattttttatgcccAACCACAAGATAAAAGCTTGTTTAGGGGTAATGACAGAATGAATAATGTTaaatgtacatcatttttgtatattttgaattaCATAAGAgagtattatgatcaaaatatcattCACCTCACATGCGCTTCACGAGAGACTTTTTTatcattggtacacctttataTAGTCTAAGGTGTACACAAAGatatatcaataacattttCTTGACAAAATCCCAAACCTCCTTGGCCCACATCTTGAAAGCACCCTTAGGCCTAAAATAGTCGTAGGACTTTGATAAATTGAACACATCACCAATGTGCCAAGAAT contains the following coding sequences:
- the LOC127812548 gene encoding hydroquinone glucosyltransferase-like — its product is MHYHRELSLHQTEMGATQQQPPHVAVIPSPGIGHLIPLTEFAKRLVHRHFSVTLLVPTDGSSTAAQKSVIDSLPKSVNSILLPPVSFADFPNGVDTEVRISLSVTRSLPAVRDSLRALPEPTRLSAFVVDIFGTDAFDLAGEFGVPAYVFFPTTAMALSFLFYLPELDERFDCEYRDLPGPVELPGCIPVHGKDLCTPVQNRKSGAYKWNLSLCRSIKLAAGIIVNSFLELEPGAFKALKEHWIGVPPIYPIGPLIQTGSTSGADGSESLKWLDRQPPGSVLFVSFGSGGTLSHRQLTELAMGLELSGQRFLWVIKSPHEEAANANFFSVQSMKNPFSFLPEGFLDRTRDLGLVVPSWAPQAQILSHGSTGGFLSHCGWNSTLESIVHGVPIVAWPLYAEQMMNAALLCEDLKVGYRVKAGENGVVGREAIAGYVKGLIEGDEGGKLLRDRMRDLKDAAEKALSRDGSSWKSFEEVAQIWRNHRRA